From a region of the Sporosarcina ureilytica genome:
- a CDS encoding IS3 family transposase (programmed frameshift), with amino-acid sequence MSKIIFNEIQRKQLESNPNVASVSDRAIQYNAEFKIRAVKKNMNGKGPTQIFMENGFNLDVIGAKKAQSAISRWKNTYKTLGEQGFLEERRGKGGTGRPSTKDISSEKKLEKAEARIKYLEAELELPKKARGTRKAGEEVILAPREKYALINEVIRKYQLKNMTRYLCALTGVSRSGYYAWLQNSEKHAIREEQDYQDYLLLRCIYDAFKGKIGYRGLYMALEELVVTPMNHKKILRLMRKYNFFAKVRRANPYKYIAKATQAHRTVPNHLNRAFNQDEPGKVYLTDITYLQYRNGQTAYLSCIKDVATREIVAYELSTSLKMGLVYRTLDKLEETLDGNIHPEAMIHSDQGVHYTHPEYQGRVKKIGLLQSMSRRGNCLDNAPMESFFGHFKDEVDYEEACNLRELREMIDEYLEHYNTTRKQWTLKKMTPAQYRSHLIAA; translated from the exons ATGAGTAAAATAATTTTCAACGAAATTCAAAGAAAGCAACTAGAATCAAATCCAAATGTCGCCTCTGTATCAGATCGTGCCATTCAATATAATGCGGAATTTAAAATACGTGCCGTCAAAAAAAATATGAACGGTAAGGGACCGACTCAGATTTTCATGGAGAATGGATTTAACTTGGATGTGATTGGAGCTAAAAAAGCCCAATCGGCAATAAGTCGTTGGAAAAACACTTATAAAACATTGGGGGAACAAGGTTTTTTAGAAGAGCGTCGGGGGAAAGGCGGCACAGGTCGCCCTTCCACAAAAGATATATCATCTGAGAAGAAATTAGAAAAAGCTGAAGCCCGTATAAAGTATTTAGAAGCTGAATTAGAATTAC CTAAAAAAGCTAGAGGAACTCGAAAGGCAGGTGAAGAAGTAATTTTAGCACCCCGCGAAAAATACGCATTGATTAACGAGGTCATTCGGAAATATCAACTAAAGAATATGACGCGTTACCTTTGTGCTTTAACAGGTGTAAGTAGAAGTGGATACTATGCCTGGCTTCAAAATTCGGAGAAACATGCGATTCGTGAAGAGCAAGATTATCAAGATTATTTATTACTAAGATGCATTTATGATGCATTCAAAGGGAAAATTGGGTATCGAGGACTTTACATGGCATTGGAAGAACTAGTGGTGACACCGATGAATCACAAAAAGATTCTCCGCTTAATGAGAAAGTATAATTTCTTTGCGAAAGTGCGTCGAGCAAACCCATATAAATATATTGCGAAAGCAACACAGGCACATCGTACGGTTCCTAACCATTTGAATCGAGCATTCAATCAAGATGAGCCCGGAAAAGTATATTTAACTGATATTACTTATTTACAGTACCGTAATGGTCAAACAGCTTATTTATCTTGTATCAAAGATGTAGCAACCAGGGAAATCGTCGCTTATGAACTTTCGACTAGCTTGAAAATGGGATTGGTTTATCGCACATTAGATAAATTAGAAGAGACATTAGACGGAAATATTCACCCAGAAGCAATGATCCATTCAGATCAAGGTGTCCATTATACACATCCAGAGTATCAAGGACGCGTTAAGAAAATAGGCTTACTTCAGTCGATGTCACGTCGAGGAAACTGTTTAGATAACGCACCAATGGAGTCTTTCTTTGGGCATTTTAAAGATGAAGTAGATTATGAGGAAGCATGTAATTTACGTGAATTAAGGGAAATGATAGACGAATACTTGGAGCATTATAATACGACGCGCAAACAATGGACGTTAAAAAAGATGACTCCGGCACAATACCGAAGTCACCTAATTGCAGCCTAG
- a CDS encoding MFS transporter, which produces MKTRKFGIRDQIGYMLGDIGGSFVNLYIGSFFLIFATYVLGVSPYFMGTLFLVARIFDAVTDVIMGTIPDRWQIGKSGDKFLPYINISKWLLAASLLLAFADVSSFSTTAIHIWVVAVYLFFGVAYTADSIPYGSLAAVITQDPIERTKLSRARAIGGMIVGIGALSFVPMFIYDDAGNVISSGFFKVAIVFSILSLLSYTGLVRLTTERIRDKHSNGQKSEYRFTDALKAAMKNRPLIGMMIASVGSLIMINGVNQLAAIVFAEYYGMPSAFAINSIFMIAITAILFITVPKLVEKFGKRLLIIATAGFSLIASTLITMIAIENVYVFIVLYNLATIGSIVFIMIVWALVTDCLDYTELKTGKRYDGTLYSIYSFSRKVGMGIGAALGSYSLGWVGFVSGAKSQSAEVAAGVLKMYTGMPIITFVLILIGIGLIFNLNDTKTKAMYETLEERRA; this is translated from the coding sequence ATGAAAACAAGAAAGTTTGGCATCCGGGATCAAATTGGTTATATGCTCGGAGACATTGGTGGTAGTTTTGTTAATTTGTATATAGGTTCTTTTTTCTTAATATTTGCGACATACGTATTGGGCGTTAGTCCTTATTTCATGGGGACGTTGTTTTTAGTCGCTCGTATATTCGATGCTGTGACGGATGTTATCATGGGGACGATTCCAGACCGTTGGCAAATTGGGAAAAGTGGGGATAAATTTTTACCTTATATAAATATTTCGAAATGGTTGTTAGCTGCTTCTTTATTATTAGCATTCGCTGATGTGTCCAGTTTCTCAACAACAGCTATTCACATATGGGTCGTTGCTGTCTATTTGTTTTTCGGTGTTGCCTACACAGCAGACTCTATTCCTTATGGGTCGTTGGCTGCTGTAATTACGCAAGATCCCATTGAAAGAACGAAATTATCTCGCGCGCGTGCCATTGGCGGTATGATTGTCGGAATCGGTGCATTATCCTTTGTTCCCATGTTTATTTACGATGATGCAGGAAATGTGATTTCAAGTGGTTTCTTTAAGGTTGCCATCGTTTTTAGTATTCTTTCGTTATTGTCCTATACAGGACTTGTAAGATTGACGACAGAACGTATTCGAGATAAACACTCAAATGGTCAAAAGTCAGAATATAGATTTACAGACGCTTTAAAAGCTGCAATGAAAAATAGACCTTTAATTGGAATGATGATTGCTTCAGTAGGTTCGTTAATTATGATTAACGGTGTGAACCAATTAGCCGCAATTGTTTTTGCAGAATACTATGGAATGCCAAGTGCTTTTGCAATTAACTCAATTTTCATGATTGCCATTACAGCTATTTTATTCATTACGGTTCCTAAACTTGTTGAGAAGTTTGGAAAACGGCTGTTAATTATAGCAACAGCTGGATTTAGTTTAATTGCATCGACGCTCATCACGATGATTGCCATAGAAAATGTGTATGTTTTTATCGTGTTATATAATCTTGCTACCATTGGCTCAATCGTATTCATCATGATTGTTTGGGCGCTTGTCACAGATTGCTTGGATTATACGGAATTGAAAACAGGGAAACGTTATGATGGAACGCTATATTCCATCTATTCTTTCTCAAGAAAAGTAGGAATGGGGATTGGCGCGGCGCTAGGTAGTTATTCACTTGGATGGGTCGGCTTTGTTTCCGGCGCTAAATCTCAATCCGCAGAAGTCGCTGCAGGTGTGTTGAAAATGTATACAGGGATGCCAATTATCACGTTCGTATTAATTTTAATAGGAATAGGATTAATTTTTAATTTAAATGACACAAAGACAAAAGCTATGTACGAGACTTTGGAAGAGAGAAGAGCATAA
- a CDS encoding polysaccharide deacetylase family protein, protein MNPILKKMGYSKEDKVVVVHADDVGITQSSIDAYLELLDFGTISSGSTMVPCPWFPEVAKVFRNHPQIDLGLHLTLNCEYETYRWRPVSTLDPSSGIIDENGYFKQDKHEVMKTGLPEYVATEIEAQLTVARNMGVSPTHVDSHSGTLWNPKFIDAYLDFYKKHQVLPVVFNLPGMADSLADSMKTLFNVPEEKINRFAAQGLPVVDAIAGLPVEHTYGRNDRLQLAKSILKQLPKGKLTHFAFHPMKDTPESRGLKRYSEGRIGDYEVFMQNELKDFLVNNGIQLIGYKDLMKYVSLP, encoded by the coding sequence ATGAATCCAATTCTTAAGAAAATGGGATATTCAAAAGAAGATAAAGTTGTCGTAGTCCATGCGGATGATGTTGGCATTACGCAATCATCAATCGATGCGTATCTTGAACTGCTTGATTTTGGTACGATTTCGTCGGGTTCTACGATGGTTCCCTGTCCGTGGTTTCCTGAGGTTGCAAAGGTGTTTAGAAATCATCCTCAAATAGATCTTGGTCTTCATTTGACTTTAAACTGTGAATACGAGACCTATCGTTGGCGTCCAGTTTCAACCCTTGACCCTTCATCTGGAATCATAGATGAAAATGGTTATTTTAAGCAGGATAAACATGAAGTGATGAAAACTGGTCTTCCAGAATATGTGGCGACTGAAATAGAGGCTCAATTAACCGTTGCCCGAAATATGGGCGTATCGCCAACACATGTAGATTCCCATTCTGGCACACTTTGGAATCCTAAGTTTATCGATGCTTATCTTGATTTTTATAAAAAACATCAAGTGCTTCCTGTCGTATTTAATTTACCTGGAATGGCTGATTCACTCGCGGACAGCATGAAGACATTATTTAATGTACCGGAAGAAAAAATCAATCGTTTTGCCGCACAAGGTTTGCCAGTTGTGGATGCAATCGCTGGTCTGCCCGTCGAACATACATATGGGAGAAATGACCGTTTGCAATTGGCCAAATCGATTTTAAAGCAATTACCCAAAGGAAAATTGACGCATTTTGCTTTCCATCCAATGAAGGATACACCTGAATCACGTGGATTAAAGCGTTATTCAGAAGGTCGAATTGGGGATTATGAGGTATTTATGCAAAATGAATTGAAAGATTTCTTGGTGAATAATGGCATACAACTCATTGGTTATAAAGATTTGATGAAATATGTAAGTTTGCCATAA
- a CDS encoding AraC family transcriptional regulator produces MEQFPENEKQTIAIEKQQIIEQAHKLREKLLKAIEKGDVGATKQYVADVDRLIGDDSMDLLKRNPGNKLRSYKNFLLSHNTLYGYFAEKGGLSAVQAHYMTEKYAILIEHSDAISRLEQIHLDMLNYYSNPINRFQYNEKNSLVLKTENFIEMNFTEEIPIEQIARQLFVHPSHLMRTFKQEKGVTISHFRNRRRIKEAKQLLVYSRLPITGIAHMVGFTSSQYFSRVFKEEVGITPNQYRRKS; encoded by the coding sequence ATGGAACAATTCCCCGAAAATGAAAAACAAACGATTGCGATTGAAAAGCAGCAAATTATTGAACAAGCCCATAAGTTAAGAGAGAAATTGCTAAAAGCGATTGAAAAAGGAGATGTTGGAGCGACAAAACAATATGTGGCGGATGTGGATCGCCTAATTGGAGATGACTCTATGGATTTACTAAAAAGAAATCCTGGAAATAAACTCCGTTCTTACAAAAATTTCCTTCTTTCCCACAATACACTTTACGGATATTTTGCTGAAAAAGGCGGTTTAAGTGCGGTACAAGCCCATTATATGACGGAGAAGTATGCGATTTTAATTGAACATAGCGATGCGATTTCACGTCTCGAGCAAATCCATTTGGATATGTTAAATTATTATTCCAATCCAATAAATCGATTTCAATATAATGAGAAGAACTCACTTGTTTTGAAAACAGAGAACTTTATCGAGATGAATTTTACGGAAGAAATTCCAATTGAACAAATAGCTAGGCAATTATTTGTTCATCCGTCCCATTTGATGCGGACATTTAAGCAGGAAAAAGGCGTCACAATTAGCCACTTTAGAAATCGGAGGAGAATAAAGGAAGCGAAGCAACTGCTCGTATATTCTCGACTTCCAATTACCGGAATTGCCCATATGGTAGGTTTTACAAGTTCACAATATTTTTCAAGAGTTTTTAAGGAAGAAGTAGGAATTACGCCTAATCAATATAGAAGAAAGTCATAG
- a CDS encoding S8 family peptidase: MANYVHLIPHKVIVNVAEANEVPTGVELIQAPKIWPTTKGKGITVAVLDTGCDNHPELNERIIGGRNFTDDDRGNPDIFLDYNGHGTHVAGTIAAQENKKGVIGVAPEANLLVVKVLNKKGAGQYDWIIQGIHYAIEQKVDIISMSLGGPQDVPELHEAIKKAIAHNILVVCAAGNEGDGNEDTDEYAYPGHYNEVISVGAINHERNPTDFTNSHNEIDVVAPGEEILSTYLNGKYATLSGTSMAAPHVSGALALIKNLVNDSFERELTEPELYAQLIKRTVPLGFSPKLEGSGLVYLTVLDHLKNVFEGEKKSLVLNPRVPL, encoded by the coding sequence TTGGCAAATTATGTGCACTTGATTCCTCATAAAGTGATTGTGAACGTAGCGGAAGCTAATGAAGTACCTACAGGTGTTGAACTGATTCAGGCGCCGAAAATTTGGCCGACAACTAAAGGAAAAGGGATTACCGTAGCCGTTCTAGACACAGGTTGCGATAACCATCCCGAATTAAATGAACGAATTATCGGGGGTCGGAATTTTACCGACGATGATCGAGGCAATCCAGATATATTCTTAGATTACAATGGGCACGGCACGCATGTCGCTGGCACAATTGCCGCCCAGGAGAATAAAAAAGGGGTCATCGGCGTCGCCCCCGAAGCAAACTTGCTCGTTGTAAAGGTGTTAAATAAAAAAGGGGCCGGACAATATGATTGGATTATTCAAGGCATTCATTATGCAATCGAACAAAAAGTGGATATTATTTCCATGTCATTAGGTGGACCGCAAGATGTGCCTGAACTGCACGAAGCAATAAAAAAGGCAATTGCGCACAATATTCTTGTTGTCTGCGCGGCTGGCAACGAAGGCGATGGCAATGAAGATACCGATGAATACGCCTATCCCGGCCATTACAATGAAGTGATTTCCGTTGGCGCGATTAACCACGAACGCAATCCGACCGACTTCACGAATTCGCATAATGAAATCGACGTAGTTGCGCCAGGCGAAGAAATTCTATCAACCTATTTAAATGGAAAATATGCAACATTAAGCGGCACATCAATGGCAGCCCCCCACGTATCCGGTGCACTCGCGCTAATTAAAAATTTAGTGAACGACAGTTTCGAACGCGAACTGACTGAACCGGAACTGTATGCACAACTGATTAAAAGAACAGTACCATTAGGCTTTTCGCCGAAATTGGAAGGTAGCGGACTCGTGTATTTAACTGTTCTTGATCATTTGAAAAATGTATTTGAAGGTGAAAAGAAATCACTCGTGTTAAATCCTCGCGTTCCGCTCTAA
- a CDS encoding cyclic 2,3-diphosphoglycerate synthase, with protein MSRKKVIIIGAAGRDFHNFNTYYRDNNEYEVVAFTAAQIPDIDGRKYPSELAGELYPAGIPIYSQDELPALIQKLEVDECVFAYSDVSYDEVMGVSAVVNAAGANFTLLGPKSTMLKSNKPVISVCAVRTGTGKSQTARKVIETLLAHNLKVVAVRHPMPYGDLNAQRVQRFATVEDLKKHNCTIEEMEEYEPHVARGNIIYAGVDYADILEAAENDPDGCDVILWDGGNNDFSFYEPDLAITVLDPHRPGHELKYYPGEVCLRTTDVAIINKVDSASAEAVEIVENNIKFASPESTIIKAESTITVDHPKSIVGKRVLIVEDGPTLTHGEMHLGAGSVAAERLGVKEIIDPRPFAVGSLVNTFDKFDHIGNVLPAMGYGEQQLKDLEETINNADCDAVIIGTPMDLSRVISINKPYTRVHYELDEVSSPNLKDVLESFIKEKMLVK; from the coding sequence ATGAGTAGAAAAAAAGTGATTATTATCGGCGCGGCAGGAAGAGATTTCCATAACTTTAATACATATTATCGTGATAACAACGAATATGAGGTTGTTGCTTTTACAGCAGCACAAATTCCTGATATAGATGGTCGTAAATATCCGAGTGAATTAGCGGGGGAATTGTATCCAGCGGGGATTCCGATTTATTCACAAGATGAATTGCCTGCATTAATTCAAAAACTAGAAGTAGACGAGTGTGTGTTTGCTTATAGTGATGTCAGTTATGATGAGGTCATGGGTGTGAGTGCAGTCGTGAACGCAGCGGGTGCGAATTTCACATTGCTTGGGCCGAAAAGTACGATGTTAAAGAGTAATAAACCAGTTATTTCTGTGTGTGCAGTGCGAACGGGAACTGGGAAAAGTCAAACGGCACGAAAAGTGATTGAAACCTTACTTGCGCATAATTTAAAAGTTGTTGCCGTTAGACATCCAATGCCTTACGGAGATTTAAATGCGCAACGCGTTCAGCGTTTTGCAACGGTTGAAGATTTAAAGAAACATAACTGTACGATTGAAGAAATGGAAGAATATGAACCACATGTAGCGCGCGGAAATATTATTTATGCGGGTGTGGATTATGCGGACATTTTAGAGGCGGCGGAAAATGATCCTGATGGATGTGACGTCATTTTATGGGACGGTGGAAACAATGATTTTTCATTTTACGAGCCTGACTTAGCCATCACTGTATTGGATCCGCATCGTCCGGGACATGAGTTGAAATATTATCCAGGTGAAGTTTGTTTAAGAACGACAGACGTTGCGATTATTAATAAAGTAGACAGTGCATCTGCTGAAGCAGTGGAGATTGTGGAGAATAATATTAAATTCGCAAGTCCTGAGAGTACGATCATTAAAGCCGAATCAACAATTACAGTCGATCATCCTAAAAGTATTGTTGGAAAACGTGTACTTATCGTTGAAGACGGCCCGACGTTAACGCATGGGGAAATGCATCTCGGTGCTGGTTCAGTTGCGGCGGAACGTCTAGGTGTGAAGGAAATCATTGACCCACGTCCTTTTGCAGTAGGCTCTTTAGTAAATACTTTTGATAAATTTGACCATATTGGCAACGTTCTTCCAGCGATGGGGTACGGGGAACAACAATTGAAGGACTTAGAGGAAACGATTAACAACGCTGATTGTGACGCAGTGATTATTGGCACGCCAATGGATTTATCTCGAGTCATTTCGATTAACAAACCTTATACACGTGTGCATTATGAGTTGGATGAAGTAAGTAGTCCGAATTTGAAGGATGTATTAGAAAGCTTTATTAAGGAAAAGATGTTGGTGAAATAA
- a CDS encoding SDR family oxidoreductase yields the protein MDLELTNKNVVVMASSKGLGRATALEFAKAGANVFLTSRSEASLHETADELKQLSGNKKIYYQPCDMASGEDIENLFQGVNQKLGSVDILINNTGGPKAGGFEAVTDEDWFESFEKNLLSYIRTTRAVIPHMKDQQFGRIINISSSSTKEVIDHLILSNTFRSGMVGLTKSLARELAPHNILVNTVGPGRIETDRLIELDTITADKKGVSMEEVVDMNNRHIPLGRYGKPEEFAKIVVFLASSANTYLTGQSLVVDGGMLKAL from the coding sequence ATGGATCTTGAATTAACAAATAAAAATGTTGTTGTAATGGCATCGAGTAAAGGACTTGGAAGGGCGACGGCTTTAGAGTTTGCCAAGGCAGGGGCAAATGTTTTCCTGACAAGTCGGAGCGAAGCATCATTGCATGAAACAGCAGATGAGCTCAAACAACTATCTGGAAATAAAAAAATCTACTATCAACCATGTGACATGGCTTCCGGAGAGGATATTGAAAATCTTTTTCAAGGAGTCAATCAGAAACTAGGTTCAGTTGATATTCTCATTAACAATACGGGTGGCCCTAAAGCGGGTGGGTTTGAAGCAGTCACTGATGAAGACTGGTTTGAATCCTTCGAGAAAAATTTGCTCAGTTATATTCGGACAACCCGGGCAGTGATTCCGCATATGAAAGACCAACAATTCGGTCGTATTATCAACATCTCCTCTTCTTCTACCAAAGAAGTAATTGATCACTTAATTCTTTCAAACACATTCCGTTCTGGCATGGTGGGCCTTACAAAGTCACTCGCCCGTGAATTGGCACCACACAACATACTCGTCAATACTGTAGGACCTGGCCGCATTGAAACGGACCGCCTGATTGAACTCGATACGATTACAGCTGATAAAAAAGGGGTTTCTATGGAGGAAGTAGTCGACATGAACAATCGACATATTCCGTTAGGTCGCTATGGTAAGCCGGAGGAATTCGCCAAGATAGTCGTGTTTCTTGCATCCAGTGCGAACACTTACCTTACAGGGCAATCGCTCGTTGTGGATGGCGGGATGTTGAAGGCGTTGTAA
- a CDS encoding M20 family metallopeptidase: MLESRKDEMIQIRRHLHENPELSFEEEQTAKYIENFYKGKDVEVQTNVGNGYGIIVTIKGDKPGKVIGLRADFDALPIHEETDVPFKSKNEGVMHACGHDGHTAYMMILADCLIQIKSSIAGTIKIIHQHAEETPPGGAKSIVESGILDDLDAVFGTHLFPTNPAGEIGYRSGYAMSGRSYFKLVIQGIGGHGSSPQNANDPIVAGAHFVTAVQTIVSRRINPFEMGVVTIGSFDGKGTFNVIKDRIEIEGDVRYMNDKTAEIIDKEMHRITNGIQEEFGVTCELTYIPDYPPLYNDPEITSEVASILENANDPAITKVAEYPMLSGSEDFSYYLEKVPGTFYYIGCKPKGVEKAYFNHHPKFDIDEDALLVAAKSVAHVVWEYVGE, translated from the coding sequence ATGCTTGAAAGTCGAAAAGATGAAATGATTCAAATCCGACGTCATCTACATGAAAATCCTGAACTTTCTTTTGAAGAAGAACAGACAGCGAAATATATTGAGAATTTTTATAAAGGGAAAGATGTAGAGGTTCAAACGAATGTCGGAAACGGCTACGGAATTATCGTCACAATTAAAGGTGATAAACCTGGAAAAGTCATTGGTTTACGTGCAGATTTCGATGCATTGCCGATTCACGAAGAAACGGATGTCCCGTTTAAATCGAAAAACGAAGGCGTTATGCATGCGTGCGGTCATGACGGGCATACGGCTTATATGATGATTCTGGCAGATTGTTTGATTCAAATAAAGTCATCGATTGCAGGCACAATCAAAATTATTCACCAACATGCGGAAGAAACACCTCCGGGCGGTGCAAAAAGTATTGTGGAATCGGGTATTTTAGACGACTTAGATGCTGTTTTCGGCACACATTTATTCCCAACAAACCCAGCTGGCGAAATCGGTTATCGTAGCGGTTATGCGATGTCTGGAAGATCGTATTTTAAGTTGGTGATTCAAGGGATAGGTGGACATGGTTCATCGCCACAAAATGCGAATGACCCAATCGTTGCAGGTGCGCATTTTGTAACTGCTGTGCAAACAATCGTCAGTCGGCGAATCAATCCGTTTGAGATGGGTGTTGTCACAATTGGTTCATTTGATGGAAAAGGAACATTTAATGTCATTAAAGACCGCATTGAAATTGAAGGCGATGTCCGCTATATGAACGACAAAACGGCAGAAATCATCGACAAAGAAATGCACCGGATTACGAACGGGATTCAAGAAGAATTCGGCGTTACATGCGAATTAACCTACATCCCAGATTATCCGCCGTTATATAATGATCCTGAAATTACTTCGGAAGTTGCGTCAATTCTAGAAAACGCCAACGACCCGGCGATTACGAAAGTTGCCGAGTACCCAATGTTATCAGGCTCAGAAGATTTCTCGTATTACTTGGAAAAAGTACCAGGCACCTTCTATTATATCGGCTGTAAACCAAAGGGTGTTGAAAAGGCCTATTTTAATCATCATCCTAAATTTGATATTGATGAAGATGCATTGCTCGTCGCCGCGAAATCTGTTGCGCATGTTGTATGGGAGTATGTCGGGGAATAA